One part of the Symphalangus syndactylus isolate Jambi chromosome 1, NHGRI_mSymSyn1-v2.1_pri, whole genome shotgun sequence genome encodes these proteins:
- the ELP6 gene encoding elongator complex protein 6 isoform X3 encodes MGKLTLLCDAKTDGSFLVHHFLSFYLKANCKVCFVALIQSFSHYNIVGQKLGVSLTVARERGQLVFLEGLKSAVDVVFQAQKEPHPLQFLREANAGNLKPLFEFVREALKPIDSGEARWTYPVLLVDDISVLLSLGMGAVAVLDFIHYCRATVCWELKGNMVVLVHDSGDVEDEENNILLNGLSHQSHLILRAEGLATGFCRDVHGQLRILWRRPSQPTAQRDQSFTYQYKIQDKSVSFFAKGMSPAVL; translated from the exons atg GGGAAACTGACTCTACTCTGTGATGCCAAGACAGATGGGAGTTTCCTTGTACACCACTTTCTCTCCTTCTACCTCAAAG ctAATTGTAAAGTCTGCTTTGTGGCACTCATCCAGTCCTTCAGCCACTACAATATCGTGGGACAGAAGCTG GGTGTCAGCCTGACCGTGGCGCGGGAGCGTGGACAGCTTGTGTTCCTCGAGGGACTCAAGTCTGCAGTGGACGTCGTCTTCCAGGCTCAAAAGGAGCCACACCCCCTGCAGTTTCTCAG GGAGGCTAATGCTGGGAACTTGAAACCATTGTTTGAGTTTGTACGGGAGGCCCTGAAGCCAATAGACAGTGGAGAGGCTCGGTGGACGTACCCGGTGCTGCTAGTGGACGACATCAGTGTGCTCCTGAGCCTGGGCATGGGGGCGGTGGCTGTGCTAGACTTCATTCACTACTGCAGAGCCACTGTGTGCTGGGAACTAAAG GGAAACATGGTGGTCCTCGTGCACGACAGTGGAGATGTGGAGGATGAGGAGAATAACATCCTGCTGAATGGCCTAAGTCATCAGAGCCACCTGATCCTGCGGGCTGAGGGCCTGGCCACTGGCTTCTGCAGGGATGTGCATGGGCAG CTGAGGATCCTGTGGAGGAGACCATCACAGCCCACAGCCCAGCGGGATCAGAGCTTCACTTACCAGTATAAGATACAGGACAAAAGCGTGTCCTTTTTTGCCAAAGGAATGTCTCCTGCTGTTCTGTGA
- the ELP6 gene encoding elongator complex protein 6 isoform X1: MFVELNNLLNTTPDRAEQGKLTLLCDAKTDGSFLVHHFLSFYLKANCKVCFVALIQSFSHYNIVGQKLGVSLTVARERGQLVFLEGLKSAVDVVFQAQKEPHPLQFLREANAGNLKPLFEFVREALKPIDSGEARWTYPVLLVDDISVLLSLGMGAVAVLDFIHYCRATVCWELKASILYLMQGNMVVLVHDSGDVEDEENNILLNGLSHQSHLILRAEGLATGFCRDVHGQLRILWRRPSQPTAQRDQSFTYQYKIQDKSVSFFAKGMSPAVL; this comes from the exons ATGTTCGTGGAACTTAATAACCTGCTTAACACCACCCCCGACAGGGCGGAGCAG GGGAAACTGACTCTACTCTGTGATGCCAAGACAGATGGGAGTTTCCTTGTACACCACTTTCTCTCCTTCTACCTCAAAG ctAATTGTAAAGTCTGCTTTGTGGCACTCATCCAGTCCTTCAGCCACTACAATATCGTGGGACAGAAGCTG GGTGTCAGCCTGACCGTGGCGCGGGAGCGTGGACAGCTTGTGTTCCTCGAGGGACTCAAGTCTGCAGTGGACGTCGTCTTCCAGGCTCAAAAGGAGCCACACCCCCTGCAGTTTCTCAG GGAGGCTAATGCTGGGAACTTGAAACCATTGTTTGAGTTTGTACGGGAGGCCCTGAAGCCAATAGACAGTGGAGAGGCTCGGTGGACGTACCCGGTGCTGCTAGTGGACGACATCAGTGTGCTCCTGAGCCTGGGCATGGGGGCGGTGGCTGTGCTAGACTTCATTCACTACTGCAGAGCCACTGTGTGCTGGGAACTAAAG GCTTCCATCTTGTATCTGATGCAGGGAAACATGGTGGTCCTCGTGCACGACAGTGGAGATGTGGAGGATGAGGAGAATAACATCCTGCTGAATGGCCTAAGTCATCAGAGCCACCTGATCCTGCGGGCTGAGGGCCTGGCCACTGGCTTCTGCAGGGATGTGCATGGGCAG CTGAGGATCCTGTGGAGGAGACCATCACAGCCCACAGCCCAGCGGGATCAGAGCTTCACTTACCAGTATAAGATACAGGACAAAAGCGTGTCCTTTTTTGCCAAAGGAATGTCTCCTGCTGTTCTGTGA
- the ELP6 gene encoding elongator complex protein 6 isoform X7: MFVELNNLLNTTPDRAEQGVSLTVARERGQLVFLEGLKSAVDVVFQAQKEPHPLQFLREANAGNLKPLFEFVREALKPIDSGEARWTYPVLLVDDISVLLSLGMGAVAVLDFIHYCRATVCWELKGNMVVLVHDSGDVEDEENNILLNGLSHQSHLILRAEGLATGFCRDVHGQLRILWRRPSQPTAQRDQSFTYQYKIQDKSVSFFAKGMSPAVL, from the exons ATGTTCGTGGAACTTAATAACCTGCTTAACACCACCCCCGACAGGGCGGAGCAG GGTGTCAGCCTGACCGTGGCGCGGGAGCGTGGACAGCTTGTGTTCCTCGAGGGACTCAAGTCTGCAGTGGACGTCGTCTTCCAGGCTCAAAAGGAGCCACACCCCCTGCAGTTTCTCAG GGAGGCTAATGCTGGGAACTTGAAACCATTGTTTGAGTTTGTACGGGAGGCCCTGAAGCCAATAGACAGTGGAGAGGCTCGGTGGACGTACCCGGTGCTGCTAGTGGACGACATCAGTGTGCTCCTGAGCCTGGGCATGGGGGCGGTGGCTGTGCTAGACTTCATTCACTACTGCAGAGCCACTGTGTGCTGGGAACTAAAG GGAAACATGGTGGTCCTCGTGCACGACAGTGGAGATGTGGAGGATGAGGAGAATAACATCCTGCTGAATGGCCTAAGTCATCAGAGCCACCTGATCCTGCGGGCTGAGGGCCTGGCCACTGGCTTCTGCAGGGATGTGCATGGGCAG CTGAGGATCCTGTGGAGGAGACCATCACAGCCCACAGCCCAGCGGGATCAGAGCTTCACTTACCAGTATAAGATACAGGACAAAAGCGTGTCCTTTTTTGCCAAAGGAATGTCTCCTGCTGTTCTGTGA
- the ELP6 gene encoding elongator complex protein 6 isoform X6: MFVELNNLLNTTPDRAEQGKLTLLCDAKTDGSFLVHHFLSFYLKANCKVCFVALIQSFSHYNIVGQKLGVSLTVARERGQLVFLEGLKSAVDVVFQAQKEPHPLQFLREANAGNLKPLFEFVREALKPIDSGEARWTYPVLLVDDISVLLSLGMGAVAVLDFIHYCRATVCWELKLRILWRRPSQPTAQRDQSFTYQYKIQDKSVSFFAKGMSPAVL, encoded by the exons ATGTTCGTGGAACTTAATAACCTGCTTAACACCACCCCCGACAGGGCGGAGCAG GGGAAACTGACTCTACTCTGTGATGCCAAGACAGATGGGAGTTTCCTTGTACACCACTTTCTCTCCTTCTACCTCAAAG ctAATTGTAAAGTCTGCTTTGTGGCACTCATCCAGTCCTTCAGCCACTACAATATCGTGGGACAGAAGCTG GGTGTCAGCCTGACCGTGGCGCGGGAGCGTGGACAGCTTGTGTTCCTCGAGGGACTCAAGTCTGCAGTGGACGTCGTCTTCCAGGCTCAAAAGGAGCCACACCCCCTGCAGTTTCTCAG GGAGGCTAATGCTGGGAACTTGAAACCATTGTTTGAGTTTGTACGGGAGGCCCTGAAGCCAATAGACAGTGGAGAGGCTCGGTGGACGTACCCGGTGCTGCTAGTGGACGACATCAGTGTGCTCCTGAGCCTGGGCATGGGGGCGGTGGCTGTGCTAGACTTCATTCACTACTGCAGAGCCACTGTGTGCTGGGAACTAAAG CTGAGGATCCTGTGGAGGAGACCATCACAGCCCACAGCCCAGCGGGATCAGAGCTTCACTTACCAGTATAAGATACAGGACAAAAGCGTGTCCTTTTTTGCCAAAGGAATGTCTCCTGCTGTTCTGTGA
- the ELP6 gene encoding elongator complex protein 6 isoform X4 — MFVELNNLLNTTPDRAEQGKLTLLCDAKTDGSFLVHHFLSFYLKGMGLIDAGVSLTVARERGQLVFLEGLKSAVDVVFQAQKEPHPLQFLREANAGNLKPLFEFVREALKPIDSGEARWTYPVLLVDDISVLLSLGMGAVAVLDFIHYCRATVCWELKGNMVVLVHDSGDVEDEENNILLNGLSHQSHLILRAEGLATGFCRDVHGQLRILWRRPSQPTAQRDQSFTYQYKIQDKSVSFFAKGMSPAVL; from the exons ATGTTCGTGGAACTTAATAACCTGCTTAACACCACCCCCGACAGGGCGGAGCAG GGGAAACTGACTCTACTCTGTGATGCCAAGACAGATGGGAGTTTCCTTGTACACCACTTTCTCTCCTTCTACCTCAAAGGTATGGGACTCATTGATGCT GGTGTCAGCCTGACCGTGGCGCGGGAGCGTGGACAGCTTGTGTTCCTCGAGGGACTCAAGTCTGCAGTGGACGTCGTCTTCCAGGCTCAAAAGGAGCCACACCCCCTGCAGTTTCTCAG GGAGGCTAATGCTGGGAACTTGAAACCATTGTTTGAGTTTGTACGGGAGGCCCTGAAGCCAATAGACAGTGGAGAGGCTCGGTGGACGTACCCGGTGCTGCTAGTGGACGACATCAGTGTGCTCCTGAGCCTGGGCATGGGGGCGGTGGCTGTGCTAGACTTCATTCACTACTGCAGAGCCACTGTGTGCTGGGAACTAAAG GGAAACATGGTGGTCCTCGTGCACGACAGTGGAGATGTGGAGGATGAGGAGAATAACATCCTGCTGAATGGCCTAAGTCATCAGAGCCACCTGATCCTGCGGGCTGAGGGCCTGGCCACTGGCTTCTGCAGGGATGTGCATGGGCAG CTGAGGATCCTGTGGAGGAGACCATCACAGCCCACAGCCCAGCGGGATCAGAGCTTCACTTACCAGTATAAGATACAGGACAAAAGCGTGTCCTTTTTTGCCAAAGGAATGTCTCCTGCTGTTCTGTGA
- the ELP6 gene encoding elongator complex protein 6 isoform X8, translating into MFVELNNLLNTTPDRAEQGVSLTVARERGQLVFLEGLKSAVDVVFQAQKEPHPLQFLREANAGNLKPLFEFVREALKPIDSGEARWTYPVLLVDDISVLLSLGMGAVAVLDFIHYCRATVCWELKLRILWRRPSQPTAQRDQSFTYQYKIQDKSVSFFAKGMSPAVL; encoded by the exons ATGTTCGTGGAACTTAATAACCTGCTTAACACCACCCCCGACAGGGCGGAGCAG GGTGTCAGCCTGACCGTGGCGCGGGAGCGTGGACAGCTTGTGTTCCTCGAGGGACTCAAGTCTGCAGTGGACGTCGTCTTCCAGGCTCAAAAGGAGCCACACCCCCTGCAGTTTCTCAG GGAGGCTAATGCTGGGAACTTGAAACCATTGTTTGAGTTTGTACGGGAGGCCCTGAAGCCAATAGACAGTGGAGAGGCTCGGTGGACGTACCCGGTGCTGCTAGTGGACGACATCAGTGTGCTCCTGAGCCTGGGCATGGGGGCGGTGGCTGTGCTAGACTTCATTCACTACTGCAGAGCCACTGTGTGCTGGGAACTAAAG CTGAGGATCCTGTGGAGGAGACCATCACAGCCCACAGCCCAGCGGGATCAGAGCTTCACTTACCAGTATAAGATACAGGACAAAAGCGTGTCCTTTTTTGCCAAAGGAATGTCTCCTGCTGTTCTGTGA
- the ELP6 gene encoding elongator complex protein 6 isoform X5, whose protein sequence is MFVELNNLLNTTPDRAEQGKLTLLCDAKTDGSFLVHHFLSFYLKANCKVCFVALIQSFSHYNIVGQKLGVSLTVARERGQLVFLEGLKSAVDVVFQAQKEPHPLQFLREANAGNLKPLFEFVREALKPIDSGEARWTYPVLLVDDISVLLSLGMGAVAVLDFIHYCRATVCWELKGNMVVLVHDSGDVEDEENNILLNGLSHQSHLILRAEGLATGFCRDVHGQASPQVQNRA, encoded by the exons ATGTTCGTGGAACTTAATAACCTGCTTAACACCACCCCCGACAGGGCGGAGCAG GGGAAACTGACTCTACTCTGTGATGCCAAGACAGATGGGAGTTTCCTTGTACACCACTTTCTCTCCTTCTACCTCAAAG ctAATTGTAAAGTCTGCTTTGTGGCACTCATCCAGTCCTTCAGCCACTACAATATCGTGGGACAGAAGCTG GGTGTCAGCCTGACCGTGGCGCGGGAGCGTGGACAGCTTGTGTTCCTCGAGGGACTCAAGTCTGCAGTGGACGTCGTCTTCCAGGCTCAAAAGGAGCCACACCCCCTGCAGTTTCTCAG GGAGGCTAATGCTGGGAACTTGAAACCATTGTTTGAGTTTGTACGGGAGGCCCTGAAGCCAATAGACAGTGGAGAGGCTCGGTGGACGTACCCGGTGCTGCTAGTGGACGACATCAGTGTGCTCCTGAGCCTGGGCATGGGGGCGGTGGCTGTGCTAGACTTCATTCACTACTGCAGAGCCACTGTGTGCTGGGAACTAAAG GGAAACATGGTGGTCCTCGTGCACGACAGTGGAGATGTGGAGGATGAGGAGAATAACATCCTGCTGAATGGCCTAAGTCATCAGAGCCACCTGATCCTGCGGGCTGAGGGCCTGGCCACTGGCTTCTGCAGGGATGTGCATGGGCAG gctaGCCCACAAGTACAAAACCGTGCttag
- the ELP6 gene encoding elongator complex protein 6 isoform X2 — MFVELNNLLNTTPDRAEQGKLTLLCDAKTDGSFLVHHFLSFYLKANCKVCFVALIQSFSHYNIVGQKLGVSLTVARERGQLVFLEGLKSAVDVVFQAQKEPHPLQFLREANAGNLKPLFEFVREALKPIDSGEARWTYPVLLVDDISVLLSLGMGAVAVLDFIHYCRATVCWELKGNMVVLVHDSGDVEDEENNILLNGLSHQSHLILRAEGLATGFCRDVHGQLRILWRRPSQPTAQRDQSFTYQYKIQDKSVSFFAKGMSPAVL; from the exons ATGTTCGTGGAACTTAATAACCTGCTTAACACCACCCCCGACAGGGCGGAGCAG GGGAAACTGACTCTACTCTGTGATGCCAAGACAGATGGGAGTTTCCTTGTACACCACTTTCTCTCCTTCTACCTCAAAG ctAATTGTAAAGTCTGCTTTGTGGCACTCATCCAGTCCTTCAGCCACTACAATATCGTGGGACAGAAGCTG GGTGTCAGCCTGACCGTGGCGCGGGAGCGTGGACAGCTTGTGTTCCTCGAGGGACTCAAGTCTGCAGTGGACGTCGTCTTCCAGGCTCAAAAGGAGCCACACCCCCTGCAGTTTCTCAG GGAGGCTAATGCTGGGAACTTGAAACCATTGTTTGAGTTTGTACGGGAGGCCCTGAAGCCAATAGACAGTGGAGAGGCTCGGTGGACGTACCCGGTGCTGCTAGTGGACGACATCAGTGTGCTCCTGAGCCTGGGCATGGGGGCGGTGGCTGTGCTAGACTTCATTCACTACTGCAGAGCCACTGTGTGCTGGGAACTAAAG GGAAACATGGTGGTCCTCGTGCACGACAGTGGAGATGTGGAGGATGAGGAGAATAACATCCTGCTGAATGGCCTAAGTCATCAGAGCCACCTGATCCTGCGGGCTGAGGGCCTGGCCACTGGCTTCTGCAGGGATGTGCATGGGCAG CTGAGGATCCTGTGGAGGAGACCATCACAGCCCACAGCCCAGCGGGATCAGAGCTTCACTTACCAGTATAAGATACAGGACAAAAGCGTGTCCTTTTTTGCCAAAGGAATGTCTCCTGCTGTTCTGTGA